Part of the Bacteroidota bacterium genome is shown below.
AACTTGCAACCTGTAACTTGCAACTTGTAACTTGCAACTTGTTACCTGTAACTTTGTTTTAATGTATCCAGATGCTCATTTAATTTAAAATAATTATGCCATTGGAAATTGAACGAAAATTCCTGGTGAAGAATAAAGACTACAGGATTGGCGCCCGGGCAAAAGCTATTCGTCAGGGTTTCCTGAATCTCGATAAAAACCGACTGGTTCGGGTGAGATTATCCGGTGATAAAGCTTATATCACGGTGAAAGGACCTGATAAGGGAATCCAGAGGCTGGAGTTTGAGTATTCAATCCCACCGGAAGAAGCAGTGATTATGCTTGATGAATTATGTCAAAAACCTCTTATTGAGAAAACCCGGTATTATGTTTCATTTGAGGGGTTTACCTGGGAGATTGATGAGTTTGTGGGAGACAATGAAGGTTTAATAGTTGCAGAGATTGAGCTGGAATATGAAGGTCAGGATTTTCCTCAACCCGGATGGCTTGGCCTTGAAGTAAGCGGTGAAAACCGTTACTATAATGCCAGTCTGGTAAATTACCCTTATAAATCCTGGAAAAACTCAGAAAAGTATCAATATATTCCTGAATAAACCTTACGAGTTTGCTGGGTTTTCCTTGTTTTGTATTATTTTTATAATAGTTATGGCAATCATTGAATTCAGCAATGAGTTTTTTATGCATGAGGCCCTGAAAGAGGCACGCAAAGCCTTTGATAAGGATGAAGTTCCTGTGGGGGCAGTGGTGGTTTGCCAGAATGTTGTGATAGCCAGGGCACATAACCTTACAGAGCGTCTCAACGATGTGACGGCACATGCCGAAATGCAGGCGATCACAGCTGCCGCTGCATATCTGGGGGGAAAGTACCTTGATGGCTGCTCTTTGTTTGTGACGGTTGAACCTTGTCCGATGTGCGCCGCTGCTCTTTTCTGGGCCCAGTTGGGTGTTTTGGTTTATGGCACAAAGGATGAGAAAAGAGGCTTCAGACGTTATAAACCTGATTTATTGCATCCGAAAACAAAAGTCATTGAAGGTATTCTGGAAGATGATTGCCGCAATCTGATGGTTGAATTTTTTAACAGGAAGCGATGATGGACACGTATTTTTTCCCC
Proteins encoded:
- a CDS encoding nucleoside deaminase; translated protein: MAIIEFSNEFFMHEALKEARKAFDKDEVPVGAVVVCQNVVIARAHNLTERLNDVTAHAEMQAITAAAAYLGGKYLDGCSLFVTVEPCPMCAAALFWAQLGVLVYGTKDEKRGFRRYKPDLLHPKTKVIEGILEDDCRNLMVEFFNRKR
- a CDS encoding CYTH domain-containing protein, translated to MPLEIERKFLVKNKDYRIGARAKAIRQGFLNLDKNRLVRVRLSGDKAYITVKGPDKGIQRLEFEYSIPPEEAVIMLDELCQKPLIEKTRYYVSFEGFTWEIDEFVGDNEGLIVAEIELEYEGQDFPQPGWLGLEVSGENRYYNASLVNYPYKSWKNSEKYQYIPE